In a single window of the Agrobacterium vitis genome:
- a CDS encoding PBECR2 nuclease fold domain-containing protein, with product MRPRLINRIPVSDLLFRNREGAFKALKCNRHRVMSMMAEALIDPDEIWMGVAHKVESGDLVVDRRYIRVDPKTAIQVVF from the coding sequence CTGAGGCCGCGCCTGATTAACCGCATCCCTGTTTCCGATCTGCTGTTTCGAAACCGCGAAGGCGCGTTCAAGGCGCTGAAATGCAATCGCCACCGCGTTATGTCGATGATGGCCGAGGCGCTGATTGACCCTGACGAGATCTGGATGGGTGTGGCGCACAAAGTCGAGAGCGGAGATCTTGTGGTGGATCGCCGTTACATCCGTGTCGATCCGAAAACCGCCATCCAGGTCGTATTCTAG
- the tssI gene encoding type VI secretion system tip protein TssI/VgrG has product MDDILSPTDFIQASRVLKVSSPLGEDQLLPERMMVDEGVNRLFEITLSVRAKREAVKPDELIGKLVDVSLEIRQGELDGDGVRRPFNGLVTNLSEGPPVTRGLRSYTLTIRPQLWLLSRRSDCRIWQNMTAIQVMETLLSEHGLPSAAYAPLHKTPPSREFSVQWNETDLDYLLRRFEQEGLFYWFEHETGVHRLKVSDSKVAWSKPSAAAEGEDKVRLAQGSSDRNHINEWMRQFSYVPGQRAGADWNFETPSTVPLNVTPSLIQMPGAKQRELYEYPARISDVKEAEQAETFRMQATEADHERVTGKSNVRFLEAGRRFTPYEEPHPEHKYEEHVMTRITHWVVDRSYETTENEPEYRNEFEAIPSRVPLTPHRDTKRPRIEGAQVAIVAGPSGEEIHTDQYGRIKVWYPWDRKAKKDGSDTCWVRVAQNWAGGQWGGQIIPRIGMEVMVAFIDGDPDRPLVTGVVPNPKNAVPYDLPANKTKSVFRTNTHKGKGFNELSFEDEAGREQIFLHAQKDFDNHVLNDTRERVESDRHQHVGNDKTSFVGGDQEQVVAGNMSIAVGQNKLTEYLLSRTLNVFGRFSDFMEKLRIPDPFNFAKGNFQLFVEKNKSEIVLAGSSEIVGVAKSTVVGNLHQTTVGKKMSVIVRGRSDEDVGRIKNINVGEQFTIRVGENVMISMSKEGDVVIQAKRIIMKADSIHEN; this is encoded by the coding sequence ATGGACGACATTCTGTCGCCGACCGATTTCATTCAAGCAAGCCGTGTGCTGAAGGTCTCGTCACCCTTGGGCGAGGACCAGTTGCTACCTGAGCGGATGATGGTTGATGAAGGCGTCAATCGTCTGTTCGAGATCACCTTGTCGGTGCGCGCCAAGCGTGAGGCGGTCAAGCCCGATGAGTTAATCGGAAAGTTGGTCGATGTATCGCTCGAAATCCGTCAGGGCGAACTGGACGGTGACGGCGTGCGCCGGCCGTTCAATGGACTGGTGACCAATCTGTCCGAGGGACCACCGGTGACGCGCGGACTTCGCTCATATACCCTGACCATTCGTCCGCAACTGTGGCTGCTGTCACGCCGGTCCGATTGCCGGATCTGGCAGAACATGACGGCCATCCAGGTGATGGAAACATTGCTCTCTGAACACGGTCTTCCCAGTGCCGCCTATGCCCCTCTGCACAAGACACCGCCATCGCGCGAGTTTTCTGTCCAGTGGAACGAAACGGATCTCGATTACCTGCTGCGCCGCTTCGAGCAAGAGGGATTGTTTTACTGGTTTGAGCATGAGACCGGCGTTCACCGGCTGAAGGTCAGCGACAGCAAGGTGGCCTGGAGCAAGCCATCGGCTGCGGCAGAGGGAGAAGATAAAGTCAGATTAGCCCAGGGCTCATCGGACCGCAACCACATCAACGAATGGATGCGGCAATTCTCCTATGTCCCCGGCCAGCGTGCCGGTGCGGACTGGAATTTCGAGACGCCCAGCACTGTACCGCTGAATGTCACGCCGTCACTGATTCAGATGCCGGGCGCCAAGCAGCGTGAGCTTTACGAATATCCGGCCCGCATCAGCGATGTGAAGGAAGCCGAACAGGCAGAGACCTTCCGCATGCAAGCAACAGAAGCCGATCATGAGCGGGTGACGGGCAAATCCAATGTGCGCTTTCTGGAAGCCGGACGACGGTTCACGCCCTATGAGGAGCCGCATCCGGAACACAAATACGAAGAGCATGTGATGACCCGGATTACCCATTGGGTCGTTGATCGCTCCTATGAAACGACGGAGAACGAACCAGAATATCGCAATGAGTTCGAGGCTATCCCGTCACGCGTGCCGCTAACCCCGCATCGCGACACGAAACGCCCCCGCATTGAGGGCGCGCAGGTGGCGATCGTCGCCGGACCCTCGGGTGAAGAGATCCACACCGACCAGTATGGCCGCATCAAGGTCTGGTATCCCTGGGACCGCAAGGCAAAAAAGGATGGCAGCGACACTTGCTGGGTGCGGGTTGCCCAGAACTGGGCGGGCGGCCAGTGGGGAGGGCAGATCATCCCACGGATCGGCATGGAGGTGATGGTTGCCTTCATCGATGGCGATCCGGACCGGCCGTTGGTGACGGGGGTGGTGCCCAATCCGAAAAATGCCGTGCCTTATGATTTGCCAGCCAATAAGACGAAGAGCGTGTTTAGAACCAATACGCATAAGGGTAAAGGCTTCAATGAATTGAGCTTTGAAGATGAAGCCGGTCGAGAGCAAATATTTCTACATGCACAAAAAGATTTCGATAATCATGTACTCAATGACACGCGCGAACGAGTCGAGAGTGATCGACACCAGCATGTTGGAAACGACAAGACGAGTTTCGTGGGCGGCGATCAAGAGCAAGTTGTTGCAGGAAACATGTCTATTGCTGTAGGTCAAAATAAATTAACTGAATATCTTCTTTCGAGAACCCTAAATGTATTCGGTAGATTTTCTGATTTCATGGAAAAGCTTCGCATCCCGGACCCGTTTAATTTTGCGAAAGGTAATTTCCAGCTTTTCGTAGAAAAGAACAAATCGGAGATAGTACTTGCCGGTTCTTCAGAGATAGTAGGCGTAGCTAAATCGACGGTCGTTGGCAATCTCCACCAGACGACGGTCGGGAAAAAAATGAGTGTGATCGTTCGGGGTCGCTCGGATGAAGACGTGGGGAGAATAAAAAATATTAATGTCGGGGAGCAGTTCACCATCCGTGTTGGCGAAAACGTGATGATATCGATGTCAAAGGAGGGCGATGTGGTCATTCAGGCAAAGCGTATCATCATGAAAGCTGACAGTATTCACGAGAACTGA
- a CDS encoding DUF2169 family type VI secretion system accessory protein has protein sequence MWQVENKTPFAALGYFARDRAGLEHWTVAVRARFHILTHQLNSLMDDQGEIRIKPEYADSERLELQADADFCAFKPKTDVLLAGEARARAGYEVNKVEVGFDLAGRGKRAMVFGKRQLRQKAGKLDLEGYEAFKSCPLSWRHSLGGADFLNLDADPNEDNPIGMGWTSKWPNIPDGTEVDLPLIENPEGFIDAGPLPAPIGFGAIQPSWQPRASHAGTYDEAWRKYEAPLLPSDFSEQFYQVAPADQIFDLKGGESGRILGMHEEGDYGFRLPQVIMDCSTWIRGQKVDTRPRLISVLVNGSEKTLEMVWNTNLPCPTGDMSVSHCRVHVKQMAGVER, from the coding sequence ATGTGGCAGGTTGAAAACAAAACACCGTTTGCTGCGCTCGGCTATTTCGCGCGGGATCGTGCAGGTTTGGAGCATTGGACTGTAGCAGTTCGTGCACGGTTTCACATTCTCACACATCAGTTGAACTCTTTGATGGACGATCAAGGTGAAATCCGAATCAAGCCGGAATACGCGGATAGCGAAAGACTAGAATTGCAGGCCGATGCGGACTTCTGCGCTTTCAAGCCAAAGACCGATGTGCTTTTGGCCGGTGAGGCGCGCGCGCGCGCTGGCTACGAGGTTAATAAGGTCGAAGTCGGATTCGATCTGGCTGGACGTGGCAAACGTGCAATGGTTTTCGGCAAAAGACAGTTGCGCCAGAAGGCTGGAAAACTGGACCTGGAAGGGTATGAAGCGTTCAAATCTTGTCCTTTGAGTTGGAGGCATAGCCTCGGCGGTGCGGACTTTCTCAACCTCGATGCAGACCCCAATGAGGATAATCCGATAGGGATGGGTTGGACATCGAAATGGCCAAACATTCCTGATGGTACTGAAGTTGACTTGCCGTTGATTGAAAATCCGGAAGGGTTCATTGATGCTGGCCCCTTGCCTGCGCCGATTGGCTTCGGCGCAATCCAACCGTCCTGGCAGCCACGGGCATCTCATGCTGGAACCTATGACGAAGCTTGGCGAAAATATGAAGCGCCCTTGTTGCCATCCGACTTCTCCGAGCAATTTTATCAGGTGGCACCGGCTGATCAAATATTCGATCTGAAAGGCGGCGAGTCAGGGCGCATCCTTGGCATGCATGAGGAAGGCGATTACGGTTTTCGTCTGCCACAGGTGATTATGGATTGTAGCACCTGGATCAGAGGCCAGAAAGTCGACACAAGACCAAGGTTGATTTCGGTCCTTGTCAATGGTTCCGAAAAGACACTTGAAATGGTGTGGAACACCAATCTGCCGTGTCCGACCGGTGATATGTCGGTTTCTCACTGCCGGGTTCATGTCAAACAGATGGCCGGGGTTGAGCGATGA
- a CDS encoding DUF4150 domain-containing protein — MQETVSINGLTLCHKHSDGWVRSTLPDVCKSPDKPVPYTNTAYARDLAKGTTTVFSHGGAMNGIKGSEFYRSFGDEPGSGGGVKSGVHLDRATWLSWSPNVFMEGRNVTRLTDRMLLNKGNTISAGGYFTGDIKDEKNKDLLEEFCKAACECLAAGTMNQRCVAAKLKEWAKANGKNVYPEATYIRSGPEGEWRLLGERADGSLRTSRPKGSRAPDITDRDNQAIVEGKLSNPNTGFKDRYNPGQEDDYEEMADQNNLTFEKVDFDDCDCDGKGRSKEVRKKEAEQAAKDVSVAQALMSIASFTARRNPVGLFLDMLFTASPAY, encoded by the coding sequence ATGCAGGAAACTGTCTCGATTAACGGTTTGACACTCTGCCATAAGCATTCCGATGGCTGGGTTCGCTCAACTCTTCCGGATGTGTGCAAAAGCCCGGATAAACCGGTGCCTTACACCAACACCGCCTATGCCCGTGATCTCGCCAAAGGCACGACCACGGTATTCTCTCACGGTGGTGCCATGAATGGCATCAAGGGCTCTGAATTCTATCGCTCCTTCGGCGATGAACCCGGCAGCGGCGGCGGCGTCAAATCCGGCGTGCACCTGGACCGGGCAACATGGCTCTCCTGGTCGCCGAACGTGTTTATGGAGGGGCGTAATGTCACGCGGTTGACGGATCGCATGTTGCTGAACAAGGGCAATACGATCTCGGCGGGTGGGTATTTTACGGGAGATATTAAAGACGAAAAGAACAAAGATCTTTTAGAGGAGTTTTGCAAGGCCGCGTGCGAATGTCTGGCGGCTGGAACGATGAACCAACGTTGCGTGGCGGCGAAGCTAAAGGAATGGGCCAAGGCCAACGGGAAAAATGTTTATCCAGAGGCTACCTATATTCGGAGCGGTCCAGAAGGTGAATGGCGTCTATTGGGGGAGCGCGCTGACGGCAGTTTGCGTACAAGCCGTCCGAAGGGATCACGTGCACCAGATATAACTGACCGCGATAATCAAGCGATCGTCGAAGGTAAGCTGAGCAATCCCAACACCGGTTTCAAAGATAGATATAACCCCGGCCAGGAGGATGATTATGAAGAAATGGCAGATCAAAACAATCTTACTTTCGAAAAGGTAGATTTTGACGACTGTGATTGTGATGGAAAAGGCAGATCGAAAGAGGTTCGAAAAAAAGAAGCAGAGCAGGCAGCGAAAGACGTGAGTGTTGCGCAAGCATTGATGTCGATAGCCAGTTTTACTGCAAGAAGAAATCCGGTTGGTCTGTTTCTGGACATGCTTTTTACAGCTTCACCTGCTTATTAA
- a CDS encoding type VI immunity family protein encodes MTDIHAADKVEINNFSDFDKIYLSEGEYKDVVFGFAANFFYEGGSTKEGRIRGNKLLSRYRDLFPREVNHFHPFGARRRRKIDKIDPIDYYNKSTDKISDAETYGAGLYGFNAEFHVNGATPYTIGNVGSSKFKRWSYVDAYFRASWVEVQGYEFLLKTLLSWLDILKPSHGTFGVSVLFDTGGFTSRQCALAFPIFTRFPGMDVPRLGTWTIKGREEKDKRWIRTINWLTILDDAFVEELGGLSHVEAELGEDCPIHKWNGGIIIQAGAEPQLGDVNRGDVPEAYRKVARVTKPIRFDNFVPSTISIIEAPKPFDHHEETVKWFRRFD; translated from the coding sequence ATGACTGATATCCACGCTGCCGATAAAGTCGAAATTAATAATTTTTCCGATTTTGATAAAATATATTTATCAGAGGGTGAGTACAAGGACGTAGTCTTCGGATTTGCCGCAAATTTTTTCTATGAAGGGGGCTCAACGAAAGAAGGGCGTATTCGGGGTAATAAACTATTGTCCCGATATCGTGATTTATTTCCTAGAGAAGTTAACCACTTTCATCCGTTTGGTGCGCGACGTCGCCGAAAAATCGATAAAATCGATCCAATTGATTACTACAATAAGTCTACGGATAAAATTTCCGACGCTGAAACCTATGGAGCCGGATTATACGGGTTTAACGCAGAATTCCATGTAAATGGAGCGACTCCATATACGATAGGAAACGTCGGGTCTTCAAAATTCAAGCGGTGGTCATATGTGGATGCTTATTTCCGTGCATCCTGGGTGGAGGTTCAAGGCTACGAGTTCTTGCTAAAGACGTTGTTGTCATGGCTTGATATTCTCAAGCCTAGTCACGGAACATTTGGCGTCTCGGTGCTGTTCGATACCGGCGGTTTTACCAGTCGTCAATGCGCGCTTGCCTTTCCTATTTTCACAAGATTTCCGGGTATGGATGTGCCTCGTCTCGGCACCTGGACTATCAAAGGTAGAGAAGAGAAGGACAAACGCTGGATCAGAACCATAAATTGGCTCACCATTCTCGATGACGCATTCGTCGAAGAACTAGGTGGATTGTCTCATGTCGAGGCGGAGCTTGGTGAAGATTGCCCGATTCACAAATGGAATGGCGGCATCATCATTCAGGCGGGTGCCGAACCACAGCTCGGTGACGTCAATCGTGGTGATGTCCCTGAAGCTTATCGGAAAGTCGCACGGGTTACAAAGCCAATTAGGTTCGACAATTTCGTACCGAGCACAATCAGCATCATTGAGGCACCTAAACCATTCGACCACCATGAAGAAACCGTAAAATGGTTTCGTCGCTTTGACTGA
- a CDS encoding type VI immunity family protein, whose amino-acid sequence MTAKDWSFLDEIGLASERGVPMLRFGFYIDFALQKATSLETRRAMADVILEYKSIFADKVTHYIPDGARRLHPLTEIDYNRYIMERAEKPDNVEEDDCFEASLFGYPEGGDLDNPTIYYAEAIGNTEAREFSRIGIYLPASWPEQVGYESFRSLILGWCEKLKPAYGTAGLSIFFNEGRQGLSDRLLAFPIAKRFPGLDLPEQSRWYARMNRLRRRAIRTVNWLTFIDDDFVTELGGRTKIEKDVGDLCALYPYAGGIVVQAGERPELGDLNKGQIPEAYRNVSRVLKPIRFDEHQRPLIDAPRPLDSLEETQKWVRRFDE is encoded by the coding sequence GTGACAGCGAAAGACTGGAGCTTCCTTGATGAGATTGGTTTAGCATCCGAGCGCGGTGTTCCAATGTTGCGCTTCGGCTTTTATATCGATTTTGCGCTGCAAAAGGCGACGAGCCTTGAGACACGGCGGGCGATGGCTGATGTCATCTTAGAGTATAAATCGATATTCGCTGACAAGGTGACGCATTATATACCTGATGGTGCCCGCCGCCTTCATCCACTCACCGAAATTGATTATAATCGATATATTATGGAGCGGGCAGAAAAGCCCGATAATGTCGAGGAAGATGATTGTTTTGAAGCTTCTCTGTTTGGTTATCCAGAAGGTGGTGATCTTGATAATCCGACTATTTATTACGCGGAGGCCATTGGAAATACAGAGGCGCGCGAGTTCTCCCGAATTGGAATTTACCTTCCTGCAAGTTGGCCAGAACAGGTCGGCTATGAGAGTTTTCGATCGCTTATTTTAGGGTGGTGTGAGAAGCTAAAGCCGGCTTATGGCACCGCTGGCCTGTCAATTTTCTTCAATGAAGGACGTCAAGGTCTTTCTGACCGACTTCTTGCCTTCCCGATAGCGAAGCGCTTTCCGGGACTGGACCTGCCCGAGCAATCGCGTTGGTATGCTCGGATGAACCGTTTGCGCAGGCGAGCAATCAGGACGGTCAATTGGCTCACATTTATAGATGATGATTTTGTAACCGAACTTGGCGGCAGGACTAAGATCGAAAAAGACGTAGGCGATCTCTGTGCTTTATATCCATATGCTGGAGGGATCGTTGTTCAAGCTGGGGAAAGGCCTGAACTCGGTGATTTGAATAAGGGACAGATCCCAGAAGCCTACCGAAACGTCTCCAGAGTTCTCAAGCCTATTCGCTTTGATGAACATCAACGACCTCTTATCGATGCGCCGCGACCACTGGACTCTTTGGAAGAGACGCAAAAATGGGTTCGCCGATTTGATGAGTGA
- a CDS encoding ester cyclase encodes MSDHKKAIVRKLIEEVQVGGNYAVFDALIHPDFIDHTPTPGFAPDRDSVRTFYRAFHASFSEPVCEIDFQTAEGDLVTTRKVYSVTHSGPFNGIPPTGRRITFDVIDVLKVEGEFITAHWGILNLMKIVAQISW; translated from the coding sequence ATGAGCGACCATAAAAAGGCGATTGTCAGAAAACTCATTGAAGAGGTTCAGGTCGGCGGCAATTACGCCGTCTTCGATGCCCTGATACATCCAGATTTCATCGACCACACACCCACGCCCGGCTTCGCCCCCGATCGCGACAGCGTGCGGACATTCTACCGTGCGTTCCACGCCTCCTTCTCAGAACCGGTCTGCGAGATCGATTTCCAGACCGCCGAAGGCGACCTCGTCACCACCCGCAAGGTCTATTCCGTTACCCATTCCGGCCCCTTTAACGGCATCCCGCCAACCGGACGGCGCATAACATTCGACGTCATCGATGTGCTGAAAGTCGAAGGCGAGTTCATTACCGCGCATTGGGGCATTCTGAACCTCATGAAGATCGTCGCGCAGATAAGCTGGTAA
- a CDS encoding nitroreductase family protein, whose protein sequence is MDVKTNSRTADHPIEDFFVDRWSPRAFTEETISEQDLLGVLEAARWAPSGLNAQPWRFIYSFRGEPQFDGVIAALWEGNRVWAQHAAALIVITTKTTLIPPGSDAEVPNPGHTFDAGTAWGYLALQAHLKGWSTHAMGGIDPVKTAEAVNMPEGYAMQVVIAIGRRASADQLPEALRGRETPSPRRPVDASAFHGTFPR, encoded by the coding sequence ATGGATGTAAAGACAAACTCCCGCACAGCGGATCACCCAATCGAAGATTTCTTCGTGGATCGCTGGTCTCCCCGCGCCTTCACCGAAGAGACGATTTCAGAACAGGATCTGCTTGGCGTGCTGGAGGCGGCGCGCTGGGCACCCTCCGGCCTGAACGCCCAGCCCTGGCGCTTTATTTACAGCTTTCGCGGAGAACCGCAATTTGATGGGGTCATCGCGGCGCTCTGGGAAGGAAACCGCGTCTGGGCGCAACATGCGGCAGCGCTGATCGTCATCACCACAAAGACAACTCTCATTCCACCAGGCAGCGATGCGGAGGTGCCCAATCCCGGCCACACCTTCGACGCGGGAACAGCCTGGGGCTATCTCGCTCTCCAGGCCCATCTGAAGGGCTGGTCCACCCATGCCATGGGCGGCATCGACCCGGTAAAGACCGCCGAAGCGGTCAATATGCCCGAGGGATATGCCATGCAGGTGGTCATCGCGATCGGACGACGCGCAAGTGCCGACCAGCTTCCCGAGGCGCTGCGCGGACGCGAGACACCAAGCCCGCGCCGCCCTGTCGACGCCTCCGCCTTCCACGGCACATTTCCCCGTTAA
- a CDS encoding winged helix-turn-helix transcriptional regulator, producing the protein METLENNLENCPIRDVLHRVSDRWSMLIALHLEGGTLRFSELKRCIPDISQRMLSQTLRRLELDGLVERRVYPVVPQRVEYDLTPLGRSLLVPFHLMKNWAEANHATIRKSRSLGRDR; encoded by the coding sequence ATGGAAACTCTGGAAAACAACCTGGAAAATTGCCCCATACGCGATGTGCTTCACCGCGTCTCCGACCGCTGGAGCATGCTGATCGCTCTGCACCTTGAAGGGGGAACGCTGCGGTTTTCAGAGCTGAAGCGATGCATTCCCGATATTTCGCAGCGGATGCTGTCGCAGACGCTCCGGCGATTGGAACTGGATGGCCTTGTCGAACGCCGGGTCTATCCGGTTGTCCCGCAGCGGGTGGAATATGACCTCACTCCGCTTGGGCGTTCCTTGTTGGTGCCGTTTCATCTGATGAAAAATTGGGCCGAGGCCAATCATGCAACGATCCGCAAATCCAGATCGTTGGGACGTGATCGTTAA
- a CDS encoding aminotransferase class V-fold PLP-dependent enzyme: MNEIVKLISKHNDVRTGAINLIVSENRMSPAALAALSSDLASRYAAPFYAGTDISQEIVSITEQKAKKLFNAEYVNISPISGSASLMAVVFALTSPGDKVGRVPPFFPGGGYPFNYEVFDRVSLPLPFDDDEWQLDLEATLELLEREKPKLVILGASIFTVPMPVREVADLVHSYGGIVAYDGSHSLGLIVGKQYQDPLNEGADILFGSTHKTFPGPQGGIIVTNNKELNDRIDIVSNFTPLNGPTMICNPHLARIASLGIVIDEVPWERYAEQVVKNSRAFANTLQAKGYEMRGQSTRRFSELSYCHQVLPKLDRQMGQGYRDKLKQHNIHVDGFMRVGTAEITRLGYVEADCTRISEIMAEIVSSNQNVIPSLRHEVVEMNANHQHIVM, encoded by the coding sequence ATGAATGAAATTGTAAAACTTATTAGCAAGCATAATGATGTGAGAACGGGTGCTATTAACCTGATCGTCAGTGAAAACCGGATGTCTCCGGCCGCTTTGGCCGCTCTGAGTTCCGACCTTGCGTCCCGCTATGCGGCGCCATTTTATGCCGGTACCGATATTTCCCAGGAAATCGTCTCGATTACCGAGCAGAAGGCCAAAAAGCTTTTCAATGCCGAATATGTGAATATTTCCCCGATTTCCGGCAGTGCGAGCCTTATGGCGGTTGTGTTCGCGCTGACCTCACCGGGCGACAAGGTCGGACGTGTGCCGCCTTTCTTTCCAGGTGGCGGCTATCCCTTCAATTACGAAGTGTTTGACCGGGTTTCCTTGCCGCTTCCGTTCGATGACGATGAGTGGCAGCTTGATCTGGAAGCTACTCTTGAGTTGCTGGAACGGGAAAAGCCCAAACTCGTCATCCTTGGCGCGTCGATCTTTACCGTCCCCATGCCGGTGCGGGAAGTGGCCGATCTGGTGCATAGCTATGGCGGCATCGTCGCCTATGATGGCTCGCACAGCCTTGGCCTGATTGTTGGCAAGCAGTATCAGGACCCGCTTAACGAGGGTGCCGATATTCTGTTTGGCTCGACCCACAAGACATTCCCCGGTCCGCAGGGCGGCATTATCGTTACCAACAACAAAGAATTGAACGACCGCATCGACATCGTCTCCAATTTCACGCCATTGAACGGGCCGACGATGATTTGCAATCCACATCTGGCGCGCATTGCCTCGCTGGGCATCGTCATCGATGAAGTGCCGTGGGAGCGTTACGCCGAGCAGGTGGTGAAGAATTCGCGCGCCTTTGCCAACACGCTGCAAGCCAAGGGCTATGAGATGCGGGGCCAGTCCACCAGGAGGTTCTCGGAGTTATCCTATTGCCACCAGGTGCTGCCCAAGCTCGACCGGCAGATGGGCCAGGGATATCGTGACAAGTTGAAGCAGCATAACATCCATGTGGATGGCTTCATGCGGGTTGGCACGGCGGAAATCACCCGTCTTGGCTATGTCGAAGCCGATTGCACCCGCATTTCTGAAATCATGGCCGAGATCGTCTCCAGCAATCAGAATGTCATTCCCTCGCTTCGCCATGAAGTCGTCGAGATGAATGCCAACCACCAGCACATTGTCATGTGA